The proteins below are encoded in one region of Fibrella aestuarina BUZ 2:
- the radC gene encoding RadC family protein yields MNTYQPLRSIKSWAEEDRPREKLMLKGTAALTDAELIAILINSGTAELSAVDVARKVLDGVGNNLHELAKRSVKDLSKFRGIGEARAISIVAALELGRRRREQAPVDRRRITCSRDAYEEIRPYLLDKQHEEFWVLLLNRANEVLRPVQISAGGISGTVADPRLIFKAALEHLASGVILFHNHPSGNLTPSQPDRDLTRKLKEAGRVLDIPVLDHLIFSDRTYLSFADEGIL; encoded by the coding sequence ATGAACACCTACCAGCCACTGCGCAGCATTAAAAGCTGGGCCGAAGAAGATCGCCCGCGCGAAAAACTGATGTTGAAAGGGACCGCTGCCCTCACCGACGCCGAACTGATCGCCATCCTGATCAACTCCGGCACGGCGGAGCTGTCGGCCGTCGACGTGGCCCGGAAGGTGCTGGACGGCGTGGGTAACAACCTGCATGAGCTGGCCAAACGCAGCGTGAAGGACCTGTCGAAGTTTCGGGGTATTGGCGAAGCCCGCGCCATCAGCATCGTGGCCGCCCTGGAACTGGGTCGGCGCCGTCGCGAACAGGCCCCGGTGGACCGCCGACGCATCACCTGCTCGCGCGACGCGTACGAAGAGATCCGCCCCTACCTGCTCGACAAGCAGCACGAAGAATTCTGGGTGTTGCTGCTTAACCGCGCCAACGAGGTGCTTCGGCCCGTTCAGATCAGCGCGGGTGGCATCTCGGGCACGGTGGCCGATCCGCGCCTGATCTTCAAAGCCGCCCTGGAACACCTGGCGAGTGGCGTCATTCTGTTTCACAACCACCCGTCGGGCAACCTGACTCCCTCGCAACCCGACCGCGACCTGACGCGCAAGCTCAAAGAAGCGGGCCGGGTGCTCGACATTCCCGTACTCGATCACCTTATCTTCTCCGACCGAACGTACCTGAGCTTCGCGGACGAAGGCATTCTATAG
- a CDS encoding site-2 protease family protein: MQRPNYLLHSILFLITLATTTAAGAEWIYGLNFIPPEWYADAKTIAQYKLRALGWPEFLAGLNFSIPFLTVLTVHEFGHFFVAKANRVRVTLPYYIPFWLPSFQAIGTMGAFIRIQDYINSRRKYFDIGLAGPLAGFVVALLLLWYGFTHLPPIDYIFQIHPEYKKYGLRYGEYINMNLAKGGGSAVALGDNLLFWFFKTYVADASLLPHPFEMVHYPYLLAGYLSLFFTALNLIPIGQLDGGHILYALIGRKRFNKVAPVLFTAFVFYSGIGFFRISDFATGDNAAFTSQLWSLVIYVGALFLAFSRINEQPVTSLLMALAVVFGQLVVSYFFPQAEGYIGFMVFAVVLGRFLGVYHPETEIDEPLDTKRQLLGWLALLIFVLCFSPKPFIFS; encoded by the coding sequence ATGCAACGACCCAATTACCTGCTTCATAGTATTCTGTTTCTGATTACGTTGGCCACCACCACCGCCGCCGGTGCGGAGTGGATTTACGGTCTCAACTTTATCCCGCCCGAATGGTATGCCGATGCTAAAACCATCGCGCAGTATAAGCTACGGGCGTTGGGGTGGCCTGAGTTTCTGGCGGGGCTCAACTTCTCAATCCCGTTTTTGACGGTGCTGACGGTGCACGAGTTCGGGCACTTTTTCGTGGCCAAAGCCAACCGGGTGCGGGTTACACTGCCCTATTACATCCCGTTCTGGCTACCGTCGTTTCAGGCAATCGGCACGATGGGCGCGTTCATTCGCATTCAGGATTACATCAACAGCCGCCGCAAATACTTCGATATTGGACTGGCCGGTCCGCTGGCGGGCTTCGTAGTGGCACTGCTGCTGCTGTGGTACGGGTTCACGCACCTCCCCCCTATCGACTACATTTTCCAGATCCACCCGGAATACAAGAAATACGGCCTTCGCTACGGCGAATACATCAACATGAATCTGGCGAAGGGTGGCGGCTCGGCGGTAGCCCTTGGCGACAACCTGCTGTTCTGGTTTTTTAAAACCTACGTGGCCGATGCCAGCCTACTGCCGCATCCGTTCGAGATGGTGCATTACCCCTACCTGCTGGCGGGATACCTGTCGCTGTTCTTCACGGCCTTGAACCTGATTCCCATTGGGCAGCTCGACGGGGGGCATATTCTGTACGCGCTCATTGGTCGCAAACGGTTCAATAAGGTGGCGCCGGTGCTGTTTACGGCTTTTGTCTTCTATTCGGGCATCGGTTTCTTCCGCATCTCCGACTTTGCCACCGGCGACAATGCCGCTTTCACCAGCCAGTTATGGAGTCTGGTGATTTACGTGGGCGCCCTATTTCTGGCCTTTTCGCGCATCAACGAGCAGCCCGTTACGTCCCTGCTGATGGCCTTGGCTGTCGTATTCGGGCAATTGGTGGTGTCGTATTTCTTCCCGCAGGCGGAGGGGTACATCGGCTTCATGGTCTTTGCCGTGGTACTGGGCCGGTTCCTGGGCGTGTATCACCCCGAAACCGAAATCGACGAGCCACTCGACACCAAACGCCAACTCCTCGGCTGGCTTGCCCTGCTGATCTTCGTGCTCTGCTTCAGCCCCAAGCCGTTTATTTTTAGCTAA
- a CDS encoding hybrid sensor histidine kinase/response regulator transcription factor has protein sequence MFHQQNRRVVCQWRFVIQQFYLVIGAALSLLGCADPTPETTYRIGFSQRTTADTWRRTMLDNMNQELSFSPDVAFIVKDAGGQSARQAAQIQELLDQQIDLLIVSPNSAQPITPVVEKAYQQGIPVVVLDRRTASDQYTAYVGADNVEVGRTAGMYASNLLKGRGTVVEIGESPGSSADTDRHRGFMEAIRQTPGIQVVRKLAGDWDKQSFDDQLTRLLTAQPTVDLIFSQNDRMALKAYRVCQRVGLADRVTIIGVDGLPGQNEGIDLVDRGVLNATVLYPTGGREAIRTALAILKKQPFKRENRLPITLIDSTNVPTMKLQNDKVIEQQLDIDRQHKRISDLNRTYSNQRNRLYVTLVSLLIVIVLGAYALYLVREKQTAYQRLTQQTEEIRQQKDQIEAVSKQARLATEEKLRFYSYISHEFNTPLSLILTPTEDMLTRKQTDSREVRSNLQLIRKNAHRLLRLVDQMLDLRRADAGKLLLRAQEGDIVGFTREIVQDFQAKADKLRIDLRLLTTEPQLALWFDPEKLDKVLFNLLSNAVKYTPRGGFIHVRLTRTDDTVQLQVQDNGEGMTPDEQTRIFDLFYTSNTNFTLGNGLGLALSREFVSLHHGDLQVESAKDKGTTFTLTLPLGNAHLDASELGTPGTSATYLPADDDWQETEPIISPPVGRNKAGTLLIIEDHDDLRQYLTTRLGDHFEILAEPSAERGWEQILDTLPDLIISDIMLPGISGLQLTQQIKADFRTSTIPVILLTAKGQMNERIEGTRAGADAYIAKPFQMTYLLETINTILANRAKWQNRYTGDYLAKTENRQEKKFLNELTTLIEQHLADPAFGVEQLSREMGLSRVQLYRKAQTLLGRNVNDYFAEIRLKKAKVLLTETGKPIAEIAYETGFSSPAYFTTFFKQHTQRTPSEFRKAAIA, from the coding sequence ATGTTTCATCAGCAGAACCGGCGCGTTGTTTGCCAGTGGCGCTTCGTCATTCAGCAATTCTATCTGGTGATTGGGGCTGCACTCAGCTTGCTGGGTTGCGCTGACCCGACGCCGGAAACAACGTACCGCATTGGTTTCTCGCAACGCACCACCGCCGATACCTGGCGCCGGACGATGCTGGACAACATGAATCAGGAGCTTTCGTTCTCGCCAGATGTCGCCTTCATCGTCAAAGATGCCGGTGGCCAAAGCGCCCGCCAAGCCGCCCAGATTCAGGAGCTTCTCGATCAGCAAATCGATCTGCTGATTGTATCGCCCAATTCGGCACAGCCCATTACCCCGGTTGTGGAGAAAGCCTATCAGCAGGGAATTCCGGTTGTTGTGCTCGATCGGCGGACGGCGTCCGACCAGTACACGGCCTATGTAGGGGCCGATAACGTAGAAGTGGGCCGTACCGCCGGTATGTACGCCAGCAACCTGCTTAAAGGCCGGGGCACCGTCGTCGAAATTGGTGAATCACCGGGTTCGTCGGCCGACACCGACCGGCACCGGGGCTTCATGGAGGCGATCAGGCAGACGCCGGGAATACAGGTGGTCAGAAAACTGGCGGGCGACTGGGACAAGCAGTCATTCGACGACCAATTGACCCGCCTGCTCACGGCTCAGCCGACCGTCGATCTTATTTTCTCGCAGAACGACCGCATGGCGTTGAAAGCGTATCGCGTTTGCCAGCGGGTGGGTCTGGCCGATCGCGTAACGATTATTGGTGTCGATGGCCTGCCGGGACAAAACGAGGGCATTGATCTGGTCGATCGGGGGGTGCTTAACGCGACCGTGCTCTACCCCACCGGTGGTCGGGAGGCCATCCGAACGGCGCTGGCGATTCTGAAAAAACAACCCTTCAAGCGGGAAAATCGCCTGCCCATTACCCTCATCGACTCGACAAACGTGCCGACCATGAAGCTGCAAAACGACAAGGTAATCGAGCAGCAATTGGATATTGACCGGCAACATAAACGCATTAGCGACCTGAACCGCACGTATTCCAACCAGCGTAATCGGCTCTACGTCACGCTGGTCAGTTTGCTGATCGTGATTGTGCTGGGCGCCTACGCGCTGTATCTGGTGCGCGAAAAACAGACGGCCTACCAGCGCCTGACGCAGCAGACCGAAGAGATTCGGCAACAGAAAGACCAGATCGAGGCCGTATCGAAGCAGGCCCGGCTGGCCACGGAAGAGAAGCTACGGTTCTATTCCTACATCTCGCACGAGTTCAACACGCCGCTGAGCCTGATTCTGACGCCCACCGAGGATATGCTCACCCGCAAACAGACCGACAGCCGCGAGGTGCGCAGCAACCTGCAATTGATCCGCAAAAACGCGCATCGCCTATTACGGCTCGTTGATCAGATGCTCGATCTGCGCCGGGCGGATGCCGGGAAGCTACTGTTGCGGGCGCAGGAGGGCGACATCGTCGGGTTCACGCGCGAGATCGTGCAGGATTTTCAGGCAAAAGCCGACAAACTGCGCATCGACCTTCGCCTGCTGACGACGGAGCCGCAACTAGCCCTCTGGTTTGATCCTGAAAAGCTGGATAAGGTACTGTTCAACCTGTTGTCGAATGCGGTCAAATACACGCCGCGGGGCGGGTTTATCCACGTTCGGCTGACACGAACTGATGACACCGTGCAGCTTCAGGTTCAGGATAATGGCGAAGGCATGACGCCCGACGAACAGACGCGCATCTTTGACCTGTTCTACACCAGCAACACCAACTTCACCCTGGGCAACGGCCTTGGCCTAGCGCTGTCGCGGGAGTTTGTGTCGTTGCATCACGGCGACTTGCAGGTAGAATCAGCCAAAGACAAAGGCACTACGTTCACACTGACGCTGCCGCTGGGTAACGCCCACCTCGATGCCTCTGAGCTGGGGACGCCGGGCACATCGGCCACCTATCTGCCCGCCGACGACGATTGGCAGGAAACCGAACCGATAATCTCCCCGCCGGTCGGTCGGAACAAGGCAGGTACGTTGCTCATCATCGAAGACCACGACGACCTGCGGCAGTATCTGACCACCCGGCTAGGCGACCACTTCGAGATCCTGGCCGAGCCGTCGGCAGAACGGGGTTGGGAACAGATTCTGGACACACTCCCCGACCTGATTATCAGTGACATTATGCTGCCCGGCATCAGTGGCCTTCAGCTCACCCAACAGATCAAAGCCGATTTCAGAACATCGACCATCCCGGTCATTTTATTAACGGCCAAAGGGCAAATGAACGAGCGGATCGAGGGCACCCGTGCCGGCGCCGACGCCTACATCGCCAAGCCGTTTCAGATGACGTACCTGCTCGAAACAATCAACACCATTCTGGCCAACCGCGCCAAGTGGCAGAACCGATACACGGGCGATTACCTGGCCAAAACCGAAAACCGGCAGGAGAAGAAATTCCTGAACGAACTAACCACCCTGATTGAGCAGCACCTTGCCGACCCGGCGTTTGGCGTCGAGCAGCTGAGCCGTGAAATGGGGCTGTCGCGGGTGCAGCTGTACCGAAAAGCGCAGACGCTGCTGGGCCGAAACGTAAACGATTATTTTGCCGAAATCCGCCTGAAGAAAGCCAAGGTGCTCTTGACGGAAACCGGTAAGCCTATCGCCGAAATTGCCTACGAAACCGGCTTTAGTTCGCCCGCTTACTTCACGACCTTTTTCAAGCAGCACACCCAACGCACGCCGTCGGAGTTTCGGAAAGCGGCGATCGCCTGA
- a CDS encoding 3-deoxy-D-manno-octulosonic acid transferase has translation MHYLYTLSILLYGLLIRLAAPFNRKARLLVAGRAAWREPFRAKPLDPARPVAWFHAASLGEFEQGRPVIEALRATYPQYQIVLSFFSPSGYEVRKNYAGADVITYLPADTAANAQEWLATVRPQLAFFIKYEFWYHYLHALNEANPAGAGQAVPTISFSAIFRPNQLFFKPWGGFYRKLLTYFRAILVQNQESVDLLRGIGIDAILAGDTRFDRVAQVAANKRDIPEVAAFAADNVPTLVVGSAWAADMAVLIPMINQFSAPLRVIIAPHEIHDADIERWQSQLTAPSVRFSSLTTPPGRGTAPGEVPRYLFIDNIGMLSSLYQYGTMAYIGGAFGKGLHNCLEAATFGLPLLFGPNHRKFQEAVDLVAQGGAFAISNTDELTQAFTRLYENAPTRERAGAICKAYVLDNVGATGKVMGIVDGLALQGMGNGAA, from the coding sequence ATGCACTATCTCTACACCCTTTCCATCCTGCTATACGGCCTGCTGATCCGGCTGGCGGCTCCGTTCAACCGGAAAGCGCGGTTACTGGTGGCGGGGCGGGCGGCGTGGCGGGAGCCATTTCGGGCCAAACCCCTCGATCCCGCTCGGCCGGTGGCGTGGTTTCATGCGGCCTCGCTGGGTGAGTTTGAACAGGGCCGACCGGTGATCGAAGCGTTGCGGGCCACGTACCCACAGTATCAGATTGTGCTGTCGTTTTTTTCGCCGTCGGGCTACGAGGTGCGCAAAAACTACGCGGGCGCCGACGTAATCACGTACCTGCCCGCCGACACCGCCGCCAACGCTCAGGAGTGGCTCGCAACCGTACGGCCACAACTTGCCTTTTTCATCAAGTACGAATTCTGGTACCATTACCTCCACGCACTCAACGAGGCCAATCCCGCCGGAGCTGGACAAGCTGTACCCACGATTTCATTCTCTGCTATTTTCCGGCCCAATCAGCTTTTTTTCAAGCCGTGGGGCGGTTTTTACCGAAAGCTCTTGACGTACTTCCGGGCCATTCTGGTGCAGAACCAGGAATCGGTCGATCTGCTGCGGGGAATCGGTATTGATGCGATACTGGCGGGTGATACCCGTTTCGACCGGGTTGCGCAGGTAGCGGCCAACAAACGGGACATTCCCGAGGTAGCGGCCTTCGCAGCGGACAACGTACCTACGCTGGTCGTAGGCAGCGCGTGGGCCGCCGACATGGCTGTGCTCATTCCGATGATCAATCAGTTTTCGGCCCCGCTCCGCGTCATCATCGCCCCCCACGAGATTCACGACGCCGACATTGAACGCTGGCAGTCCCAGCTTACCGCCCCGTCGGTACGCTTTTCGTCGCTGACGACCCCACCCGGCCGCGGGACCGCCCCTGGTGAGGTGCCCCGCTACCTGTTCATCGATAACATCGGTATGTTGTCGTCGCTGTATCAGTATGGGACGATGGCCTACATCGGGGGGGCGTTTGGCAAGGGGCTGCACAACTGCCTTGAAGCAGCGACGTTTGGCCTACCGTTGCTCTTTGGACCGAATCACCGCAAGTTTCAGGAGGCCGTCGATCTGGTGGCGCAGGGCGGGGCGTTCGCCATCAGCAATACCGACGAACTCACGCAGGCCTTCACCCGCCTCTACGAAAACGCCCCGACGCGCGAACGGGCCGGGGCGATCTGCAAAGCTTACGTGCTGGACAACGTCGGTGCCACCGGGAAAGTGATGGGGATAGTTGACGGGTTGGCCCTACAAGGCATGGGAAACGGGGCCGCTTAA
- the rpsT gene encoding 30S ribosomal protein S20, whose product MANHKNTKKAIRNSAKKRLLNRYQAVTSRNLVKKLRGTTDHAEASELLKTVISKLDRLAKRNVIHKNKASNNKSKLTRFVNGLATA is encoded by the coding sequence ATGGCAAACCATAAGAATACCAAGAAAGCTATTCGGAATAGTGCGAAAAAGCGGCTCCTGAACCGGTATCAGGCCGTAACCAGCCGGAACCTCGTGAAGAAACTTCGCGGCACCACTGATCACGCCGAAGCCAGCGAACTGCTGAAGACGGTTATCTCGAAACTCGATCGGCTGGCTAAACGCAACGTCATTCACAAGAACAAAGCTTCGAACAACAAATCGAAGCTGACCCGCTTTGTGAACGGCCTCGCTACGGCGTAA
- a CDS encoding HAD family hydrolase encodes MNIIFDLGDVIIPIDLRAPLRNFAMLANQSEEAMEALWKKHGIWQQYETGLIDDENFRQAVRELVRHETDAPDKWADELIDTAWNTVLLDLPVERIDRIQALQGQHHGRPHRLFLLSNTNAIHIREVNRRLVSLGKPTLEELFERVFYSHEVKLMKPNPGIYQHVLSEANLVAEETVFLDDNRANIDAAAALGIRAVHVVAPKTIIDYLAELGA; translated from the coding sequence ATGAACATCATCTTCGACCTTGGCGACGTCATCATTCCGATTGATCTGCGGGCGCCCCTTCGCAACTTCGCTATGCTGGCCAATCAATCAGAAGAGGCTATGGAGGCCCTCTGGAAGAAGCACGGGATCTGGCAACAATACGAAACGGGATTGATCGACGACGAGAATTTCCGGCAGGCGGTGCGCGAACTCGTCCGGCATGAGACGGATGCGCCCGACAAATGGGCCGATGAGCTGATCGACACTGCCTGGAATACCGTCCTGCTCGACCTCCCGGTGGAGCGTATCGACCGGATTCAGGCGTTGCAGGGACAGCATCACGGGAGGCCGCACCGGCTCTTTTTGCTGAGCAACACCAACGCCATCCACATCCGGGAAGTAAACCGCCGACTGGTTTCGCTCGGAAAACCGACGCTGGAAGAACTGTTCGAACGGGTGTTTTATTCGCACGAAGTGAAGCTGATGAAGCCCAATCCCGGCATTTATCAGCATGTACTCTCCGAAGCGAACCTTGTTGCGGAAGAAACCGTCTTTCTGGATGACAACCGGGCAAACATCGATGCCGCCGCTGCGTTAGGTATTCGGGCCGTGCACGTGGTGGCGCCCAAAACGATTATCGATTACCTCGCCGAATTAGGAGCTTAA
- a CDS encoding glutaminase family protein, whose translation MNITDCLAQPTARLTNLSAALPGAASAALNPPATPLITVDPYTSIWSFGDQLNDQPTRHWTGRPHDLNGLIRVDGRLYRFMGNPMFAGDTLVRPGARVTQEARFQTEAPDNDRWMQPDFDDSHWLRGLAPFGSRPTDRTPWKTPDIWVRREVMLDQLPKGRLLVSASYNDNYELFINGQRVAQASGVSARYELTSTNRAISELLKPGRNVIAFHSQNFGGQQFVDVGLLQERTLDLRAATQTGKSMSATQSRYTFEAGGVGLTVTFMAPLLMDNLDVLSRPVQYVSYQVRSIDGQQHRVELYQDASSDIAIDNPGQTVTWRRGRVAASSAKQLPLNWLRVGTAEQPVLGKKGDNVRIDWGYLYVAAPANPGISHRIGTLAGAINQFEREGIVSDIRAGGRPLMLTDSAVVLSTSFDLGMVSEKAVERHLLVGYDDRQSINYFGKPLNAWWRRYDKQSTDAAMEQALQAAEADYPTLQKACSAFDQTLYADALKAGGDTYADLCVLAYRQAIAAHKLVANPAQTGAPQPLFFSKENFSNGSIGTVDVTYPSAPLFLKYNPTLLKGMMEPIFEYSESGRWTKPFAAHDVGTYPIATGQTYGEDMPVEECGNMLVLTAALAHVEGNANYARRHWPVLTTWVEYLKKEGFDPANQLCTDDFAGHIARNANLSIKAIMGIASYGYMAGKLGDKQTETTYLTLARDMARKWMELAKDPSGTHYTLTFENPGTWSQKYNLVWDKLLGLNIFPIEVAQQEVAFYLTKQQPFGLPLDSRRTYTKSDWIVWTATLATTQADFEALIQPIRRFVTESPDRVPLNDWHETTNGHKVGFQARSVVGGYFIKMLE comes from the coding sequence ATGAACATAACCGATTGCCTGGCACAACCCACTGCCCGGCTAACCAACCTATCAGCGGCGCTACCCGGTGCCGCCAGCGCGGCGCTGAATCCGCCCGCAACGCCCCTTATTACGGTCGATCCGTATACCAGCATCTGGTCCTTTGGCGATCAGCTTAACGACCAGCCCACCCGCCACTGGACCGGTCGTCCGCATGACCTTAACGGGCTGATCCGCGTAGACGGGCGGCTGTATCGCTTCATGGGCAACCCCATGTTTGCGGGTGATACGCTCGTGCGCCCTGGCGCCCGCGTGACGCAGGAAGCCCGTTTTCAGACCGAAGCGCCTGATAACGACCGCTGGATGCAGCCCGATTTCGACGACAGCCATTGGTTGCGGGGCCTAGCGCCGTTTGGCTCGCGCCCAACTGACCGTACGCCCTGGAAAACGCCCGACATCTGGGTACGTCGGGAGGTGATGCTCGACCAGCTTCCAAAAGGGCGGCTGCTGGTGAGTGCCAGCTACAACGACAACTACGAACTGTTTATCAACGGGCAGCGGGTGGCGCAGGCGAGCGGCGTGTCGGCCCGCTACGAACTGACGAGCACCAACCGCGCGATCAGCGAGTTGCTTAAACCCGGCCGAAACGTAATTGCCTTCCACAGCCAGAATTTCGGTGGGCAGCAGTTTGTCGACGTGGGGCTGTTGCAGGAGCGTACGCTGGACCTACGCGCGGCCACTCAAACGGGCAAATCCATGTCGGCCACGCAGTCGCGCTACACGTTTGAGGCGGGTGGCGTCGGGCTGACAGTCACGTTTATGGCTCCGCTACTTATGGATAACCTCGACGTGCTTTCCCGGCCGGTGCAGTACGTCTCGTATCAGGTACGTTCCATCGATGGACAGCAACACCGCGTTGAACTGTATCAGGATGCCTCGTCGGACATCGCCATCGATAATCCCGGCCAGACCGTTACGTGGCGGCGCGGCCGGGTGGCCGCCTCGTCGGCCAAGCAGTTGCCGTTGAACTGGCTACGCGTGGGAACGGCCGAACAGCCTGTGCTGGGCAAGAAAGGCGACAACGTCCGCATCGACTGGGGTTACCTGTACGTGGCGGCCCCGGCAAACCCCGGCATCAGCCACCGCATTGGTACGCTGGCAGGGGCGATCAACCAGTTTGAACGCGAAGGCATCGTCTCCGACATCCGGGCGGGTGGCCGCCCGCTCATGCTGACCGATAGCGCGGTGGTGCTGTCGACGTCGTTTGATCTGGGCATGGTGTCGGAAAAAGCCGTCGAGCGGCATTTACTGGTCGGTTACGACGATCGGCAATCGATCAATTATTTCGGCAAACCGCTCAATGCCTGGTGGCGGCGTTACGACAAACAAAGCACCGATGCGGCGATGGAGCAGGCCCTCCAAGCCGCCGAAGCCGACTACCCGACGCTTCAGAAAGCCTGCTCGGCCTTTGACCAGACACTGTATGCCGATGCGCTGAAGGCGGGTGGGGACACTTACGCCGATCTGTGTGTGCTGGCCTACCGGCAGGCGATTGCGGCGCACAAACTGGTGGCTAACCCAGCGCAGACGGGTGCGCCGCAACCGCTGTTTTTCTCGAAAGAAAACTTCAGCAACGGGTCCATCGGCACCGTCGACGTGACGTACCCGTCGGCTCCGTTGTTTTTGAAATACAACCCGACGCTGCTGAAAGGCATGATGGAGCCGATTTTCGAGTACTCGGAAAGCGGCCGCTGGACTAAACCCTTTGCCGCGCACGACGTGGGTACGTACCCAATCGCGACGGGGCAAACTTACGGCGAAGACATGCCGGTTGAAGAGTGCGGGAACATGCTGGTGCTGACCGCGGCGCTGGCGCACGTGGAAGGCAACGCCAACTACGCCCGTCGTCATTGGCCTGTATTGACCACTTGGGTCGAGTACCTGAAAAAAGAAGGGTTCGACCCGGCCAATCAGCTCTGCACCGACGATTTTGCCGGCCACATTGCCCGCAACGCCAACTTGAGCATCAAGGCGATCATGGGTATTGCCAGCTACGGCTATATGGCTGGCAAACTGGGCGACAAACAAACGGAAACCACGTACCTGACGCTCGCCCGTGATATGGCCAGGAAATGGATGGAACTGGCGAAAGATCCGTCCGGCACGCACTATACACTGACCTTTGAGAACCCAGGTACGTGGAGCCAGAAATACAACCTGGTTTGGGATAAGCTGCTCGGGCTGAATATCTTCCCGATCGAGGTCGCGCAACAGGAAGTGGCCTTTTACCTGACCAAACAGCAACCGTTTGGCCTGCCGCTCGACAGCCGACGTACCTACACCAAATCGGACTGGATTGTCTGGACAGCCACACTGGCAACCACGCAGGCTGATTTCGAGGCGCTGATTCAGCCCATCCGCCGGTTCGTCACGGAGAGCCCCGACCGGGTTCCCCTCAACGACTGGCACGAAACCACCAACGGCCACAAAGTAGGCTTCCAGGCCCGGTCGGTCGTGGGAGGCTACTTTATCAAGATGCTGGAGTAG